The sequence ATATGGTCTGTGCCAGTCTGAGGAACTCCATTCCCAAGTCTATCGTCTATTGTCAAGTCCGCGAGGCAAAGCGCAGTCTACTCGATCATTTCTTCACTGAATTGGGCAAGAAAGAGGTATTATGTTCTTGTTTAGCCAGCACTTGGAGGGGATATGTCTTcgaaaatttatgttatatatttattttataaatgtacTATAATTTTGCTTACAGGGGAGACAGTTGGGCGCACTGTTGGACGAGGATCCTGCAATTATGCAGAGGCGTATTTCTCTTGCAAAGAGACTTGAGTTATATAGAAACGCTCAAGCGGAGATCGATTCAGTTGCCTGGTCAAAATAGAAGTTGATGTCTATCTTCCCCGTCATGTATTATGTCCCTGTTTTCTTTGTTTTGGTTTCTTTACTTACAACAAAAAGAGGTTTAGTTATATGAGAGCTTTTTCATTCTGTGTATGACCTCATTTTTTGTACTACTACTGAAGGTTGGTCCCTTCACATTCTGCACCACTATTGCCTCCATTTTGATTTCGTAGTATATTGAGCCTAAAACCCTGTGAAACTGAGATTAACACGTACCACCAGTTTATACCTTAAAGTTTGTATCGGATCTGCATCTGTGACTCATGTGAATTTCGCTTAAATGTACTCGCAACATACTGATGGACACACTTGATCGATTTTCGCATTGACCATCCATCGAAGCTTCACGAGCATATAACGGAGGGAGTATCACTTGCTGATGCAACGATAGTGTTATTCACCGTTAAGGGGATTCTGGCGAcaccaagaaattaattataGAAATTGTAAAAATGTCACTGAAAAAAAATGGTGACTGTATCATTCGttattactatttatttatcttaaaggAGAGGTCAAGAAATGTGTTCAAGAATCAAATGATTGTCATCACGGTGACAGATTAACCTCAAAATCCTCATAGTTAACCAATATTCACGCAATAACTTGTacaaattatgattttctttataATTTATCTTCATTTTATCGTAATCAAAAGTTGGTCATGACAGAGACAAACGGTTGGAATGTTTGTGTATCTTCGGTTGAAGGATTTGGCGGGAATGATGATGATCACCCGCCACCTCCAATCACCATGCTCAGCCCCACCACCACCATCCACCTTGTATTAATCTTCCATTTCAAGGAactttttaaccaaaaaaacCTTTTTTTCCTAACAACCCTCGTTCAGATTCTCTCTTTATTATCTCCTCGACCCTCTTCTATATGATACTTAGAGCATTCATGAATCTTTCTTGTTCTACCAATGGAGCAAAGGGTATTATTCAGGCTATCACAGCCATTGAAATGGGCCTCtttattcatgattttattaGTTAGTTTCATTCAATTACAGAGTCTTGTGGTGGAAGGAGCTATCTTGGATGACGATTCCTCTAAGGTGCTGTGTGACATGGATCTCAGTTCCTTTCTTCCTCTGCCATACGGTAGTCTGCCCAATATGGCTTGCAAACCACTGTGGAATTCTTATGTGCTTAGGGTAATACATTCATGCGCATTGTATAGATTAATCTTACCGTAAATAGAAGTAATTTAACAAGGAGCATTAAAATTTGTTCTTTTTTcggaaataaataaatgaacatgTTATATAAAAGCTTGCTTTCCCATTTGCAGTATTCTCAATCCAAGAACAATGTGATCACTATAGTTTTATCAAGCATTTACACTGGCGGATGGGTGGGGATGGGCTTTTCAAAGGATGGAATGATGCTCAATGCTAGCTGTATGGTTGGATGGATAACAACAGAAGGGCGTGGAAGAATAAAACAGTATCATGTACGGGGATTTACCCCCTCAGAAATTAAACCCGATGAAGGCCAACTGCCATTGACCAGTGTTCCGCCCTACATCGCACTTAATGGTGCGACAATATACTTGGCATTCCAGTTGAAGTACAACAAAACTCTCAAAACCCAACCTGTTTTGCTGGCTTTCAGCACGAGATATCCTCACCACCTCCACCTTCCGATCCACGAGGACAAGACGACCATATCATTCGATTTCTCATCAGGTAGGTCTGTTTTTACTCCTTTCTTGCCTATCTGTGGACTGACTGTATCGATGTATCACGTTTTGATCCCACATATGCATCGCACAAATTAGTTTGTGAAATATGCTCCCAACACTATCCATTTTCAAGTTATTGACATCTATGTCAGAAACCTTTGCTTACAGGTGATGCAGATTCCATTGTTGATGTATCATCTAACTTTATCAAAGATAAGAGAACACACGGCATATTGAGTCTAATGGGATGGGGTCTATTACTCCCTTTTGGAGCAGTTTTTGCTAGATATCTCAAGCATAAAGATCCTTTATGGTATTATCTTCATGTGGTAATTCAGTTCGCAGGATTCTTATTTGGTGTGGCAGCATTGGCTGTTGGATTAGCCCTCGACAAGAAGCTGCATGCTTCCATCCCAACACATAAAGGCATTGGAGTTTTTGTTTTCTTGCTCACGGTTCTCCAGGTTCAGTCCCATctattaacttaaaattttttgttaGTAGTTCATCCTTCTGTGGAAGCTATCTTTTCATAGGTTATCTTAGAAGCTGATACAGTACTGAAATTTGAAAACAGGTTCTTGCATTTTTTTCACGGCCCAGTAGAGATAGCAAGTACCGGAAGTACTGGAATTGGTACCACAACTGGCTTGGGAGAATTTGCCTGTTCTTCGGAGCAGTGAATGTGGTTGTGGGGATACATCTTGCTGGAGCAGGGGCAGCGTGGAAAATTGGCTATGGACTTCTGGTCGGTGCACTGTTGATCATATGTATCGTTCTTGAAACATTGCTAAGGATTAAATGGTTACAGGAACGTGACATCCCTCCGGCCCTTTCTACGAATTCACTATAGCGAAAAGGGTCATCACTGCATGCAATATATAGCAGGCTCTCCAACTTCCATAGTCTTTTAAATATGCAAATCTGATCGCTAATATCTGAAAAACGAGGCTGCAAGATCATTATGTGACAGAAGTACTGTGTAGGTTTGGATATGGTTGGAGCATTCAGGCCGGGATTCAAAGAAGGTCGACTCTCCCTTCCTGCAAAGCATTAGAGACTACCCCAGTCCCCCTCAATAAGAATGCTTCCTTCTCAAGCAAGGAGTGAAGAAGGGACAAAAGTTCTTCAAAAGAAATTTCCTCTTATTGTTTCACATAGTTGATATATGTCCATATGTTTGATATGACCTACTGTGATGTCTTGATTTTGTGAGCATGATATATTGCAGAGAGAAGCACTAAATTTGTGAACATTTCTTGAAAAGAAagtaagaaaatgaaaaaataaaaaataaactccACTCCTAAAAGAAAAAAGGTCAGATTAATTGGATCCCAAGCATCCAAGTTTTCCATTTGTCCTTTTTctcctaaaaaaataaaagctcGTTTAGGTTGTATTTGGATGTAATTATTTGGATTTGTGGGCAGATTTGcatggattttaaatgactaCTATTGATagtggatttgaaatttaaggaAAACATATATACTTGGGTAATACAAGGAATttcgaatatttttttataatttttgctAAATTGAtacaatatatttgaaatatgaatTTGATTTCAGTTTCTGCAATCCAGACATGCAACCTTAAATCATTCCATCTGATAATGAAATCATCTTTGTTCTTtctaaaaatacataaaaataatattccaTAAAATACCTTAAAAAAGGAATTCAAGTACCTATGTGTTCAAACTTCAAACTAGTGCAATTGAATTAAAACCAGTAGAATCgacataaaattattataacaaaTAACCCACAAATAAAACTGAGGTAGGATAAGTTATGTCTCTTTCTATATTGCTTACTGCTCATCCATTTTCACGCAATAATCACTTTTAAATTAATCCCAAATAGTAATATTGTATTTATGTGGAATAATCAAACATTGTTAAGTAGGTCCACAGAGCATTTTTGTAGCATTTCAAATCTGACTTTTTATTCAGTATGTATATAATTCAGTT comes from Primulina huaijiensis isolate GDHJ02 chromosome 17, ASM1229523v2, whole genome shotgun sequence and encodes:
- the LOC140963261 gene encoding cytochrome b561 and DOMON domain-containing protein At3g61750; protein product: MEQRVLFRLSQPLKWASLFMILLVSFIQLQSLVVEGAILDDDSSKVLCDMDLSSFLPLPYGSLPNMACKPLWNSYVLRYSQSKNNVITIVLSSIYTGGWVGMGFSKDGMMLNASCMVGWITTEGRGRIKQYHVRGFTPSEIKPDEGQLPLTSVPPYIALNGATIYLAFQLKYNKTLKTQPVLLAFSTRYPHHLHLPIHEDKTTISFDFSSGDADSIVDVSSNFIKDKRTHGILSLMGWGLLLPFGAVFARYLKHKDPLWYYLHVVIQFAGFLFGVAALAVGLALDKKLHASIPTHKGIGVFVFLLTVLQVLAFFSRPSRDSKYRKYWNWYHNWLGRICLFFGAVNVVVGIHLAGAGAAWKIGYGLLVGALLIICIVLETLLRIKWLQERDIPPALSTNSL